The Candidatus Parvarchaeota archaeon genome segment GCATGGCATGGGCAGTAACTTTCAATGTCATCTCCGCCGTCAGGGCAATACCAAACGACATTCGCGAGGCGTCAAACTCTTTTGGCATGACAGGCCTTCGCTATGTGCGCCATGTCATCCTGCCTGCAATCATGCCGTCTTTTGTCACAGGAAGCGTGCTTGCCTGGGGCGGAGGCTGGTATTTTCTTGTGGCTGCAGAATACCTGACATTTGGCGTGCGCCACTACAATCTTCCAGGCATTGGCTATTATCTTGCAAAGTCAGTGTATGAGCTTAACAACCTGGGCTCTGCCATTTTCGGCCTTGCAGTTTTTGTCGCCATGATTTACACAATCAACACGGTTGTGTGGCGCCCCCTAATATCCTATTGCTCCAAGTTCAAAGTGCAGGGCAAGTCCTCTCCCCTTGACATTGAATACAAGCAGGAAAAGGGAAGCCTGGTTTTCAAAGTCGCAGATTTCATTGCCCAAAAGCGCTATCTGGCCGATGAACTTGTCTTCTCCAACATAGACAAGCTCAACAGGTTTGTCAAAAAAAGCTTCAGCCTCAGGATAAAGTACATACCGCGCAAAAGGCACAAGACCGTAATGCCGTGGTGGAAACACCTTTCCCTATACTCGGTTCTCTTCGGTGCTGTCATGGCGGCACTAGCCGTGTTTATTGCAGCCTCGCTTCAAAAGCCGCTTTCCGACCTTTCAATGGCAGCAGCAAGCCACCCGGAAACTTACAATCTTCCAGGTTTTCTGGCCCTGTCGCTGATTAGGATACTTGCAGCCTACCTAATTGCCCTTGCCTGGACACTTTGCGCAGCAATCCTGCTTGTCAGGCACAAGCGACTCTACCAGCTTTTCTTCCCAATCTTTGACATTGGCCAATCAACCCCGGCCCTGGCTCTTTTTCCCTTCATAGTTATTTTTGTAATCAACTTCATTGGGGGAGGCCGTCTTGGCGTGGAGGCAGCCTCCGTGCTTTTGCTTCTCACAGGGACGCAGTGGTATCTGTTATTCAACCTGATTGCGGCAATAAAAAGCATACCCGGGGAAATAAACGAGGCGTCGCAGGCATTTGGGATAAAGGGGATTACATATTACACAACTGTGCTTTTGCCCGGAATACTTCCAGGCCTGATAAACGGAAGCGTGCAGGCTTGGGGCGGGGCATGGAACTCCCTTATCGTAAGCGAGTACATCTCCTTTGGCGGCAAAACACTTATGGTTGACGGCCTTGGCTCCTACCTTACAAAAGCCACGATTTGGGGCGAGCCGACCCTTGTCGCCCTTGCGGTTGCAATTATGGCCCTTTCAGTCATTGCAATAAACATGCTTGTCTGGCGCAGGCTTTTCAATTATGTTGAGAGGTTCAGGTTTGAGTCCGGGTGAAGCCCGGGCACGGGCGGGGTTGCATTCTATGGCGGTTGAACTTGTTGTAAATCATGTGAGCAAGGACTACACGGAGGAAAAAATCTTCAAGCCTTCCATCGATGATGTCAGCTTCAGTGTGGGCAGGCACGAATTTGTCTGCATAATTGGCCCATCGGGGTGCGGCAAGTCAACTCTTCTTAGGATAATAGCAGGCCTTGAGGAGCCAACCAAAGGCTCTGTGCGCTTCAGGGGCTCAAAAATACACGGTCCTGACCCGAAAATCTCCGCAATGATTTTCCAGACATTTGCCCTTTTGCCCTGGCGCACCGTCTATGAGAATATTGACCTTGGGATGCAGACTTTGAAAATCTCAAAGGAAAAACGCGATGAAATCGTAAGGAAATACGTAAAGCTCATGGACCTTGAAGACTTTGCCAACTCGTACCCGTACGAACTTTCCGGCGGCATGAAGCAGAGGGTTGGCATTGCAAGGGCACTTTGCGCAGAGCCGCACATACTTCTTATGGACGAGCCGTTTTCAGCCCTTGACGCATTCACGGCAGACTCGCTTCGCCGCGACGTGCTTGGCATCTGGGTTGACCCGACAACCAAAACCGACACTTTCATCATGGTGACGCACCTGATTGACGAGGCGGTATTCATGGCGGACAGGGTGATTGTGCTTTCAAGGCGCCCTGGAAAAATCATTGCCGACATCAAAATAGATCTTCCTCGGCCCAGGGAGCTTCACCTGCGCGACAAGGAGTTTTTCGGGTATGTTGACAAAATCAAGCGCCTTATAACCCGCGACCCGTCAAACGCAATGTGGTATGAGCTTGACTTGTCAAGGCAAAAGAAATAGGGGAAATAAAAAGAGGAAAAAGAAAGGGGGCGCTTTCAAATGCCCAGTATGCCTTCTTCAGGATACTTTTGCCACAAGCTGCGCTGAAGTGTATCTATAGGGGTAGCTTGACGGGTCGTCGGCGTTTTTGTAGTAAATCCACAGCTTTCCCTGATACGTCTCGCCTGTTGTGAATGCCCCACCGCTGGTTTTTATGCAGGTTGTTGCACTCGCGCCTGTCAGCTGAATCGAGCCGCCTGCAGGTATTGTTGCAAGAACCGCTGCAGCTGCGGCAGGCTCGGCTGGCTTGTCCTTTGAGTTGGTGCACACAATCCCGCCAGTGTAAATGTTAATCGAGTTTGTCTTTCCATTGGAAAGCGTTGCAAACAGGTTGCCTGCGCTGTTGAGCACCGGCACCTGCGGCTGGTCGCACCTTATTGACTGCTCGTCAAAAATGCACTGCTCTGCAGGCTTAAGGTTCAAAGTCAGGAGAACTACGGCCACAATAACAATGACGAGCAGGGCCCAGCCGTATGTCATGAGATATTCCATCGCTGCTTGGCCTTTCCTAGAATTTGCCATAAAACCACCCAATCCAATTTTTGAATCTTAAAAAATGCCTTCCTGATATCGATTCACTTGTTATGTTTGTTATGCTTTAATCATTGCTTTATTTGACACTCATTTCCCGTTGCTTGATACATATTTCTCTTTGTTAATAAATATTTGCCAACCGCCTTTTCCTTCCATTCAAACAAGCGAGCCCAAGAACGTTGCAAGCACTGAACTCACAAATGCGTAAATGACAAGCGTGAGCACGATGAATACTGGCAGGTATTTGATGCCTTCAAGCTTTGAGCCCTTTTGAATCACGCCAATCATAAGGGAAGAGAATATCGCCGTTGTTATCGCCACAATCACCGTAAACCCGAAAAAGTCGCCTGAGGATATGATTGGCGGCCTTGGCCTGACAAACCCTATTGCGGGAAGCTGCGAGACTGGGGGCAGGTTGGCAAAAACTTTTTCAAGTATGGCAATCAGGTTGTTTGAGACTGCAAACAGGAACGGCGCCCCAACGCTTGCAGCAAAAACAACGAATATTATGTACATGAGAAGCGAGGCTGAAATCTCGCTTTGGATGAGCTGCACGTTTCTTGCGTCCTGTGCTATCTGCTCGAAAATGTCGGCTATCTGGCCCCCTGATGCAAGCCCCTGCTTCACAAGTGCCACTGTCCGCCTTAGCATCCTTGAGTTGAACCTGGCTGACAGCCTGTCAATGGATGTGTTGAACGGCTCGCCGCCAAACGTGCGCTTTGCAACAAGCTCAACTTCCTTTGAAAGCATCCCGAACTCCGGCTTTGCAGCATACCACATTGCCTGGTCTATGCTCATGCCTGCCCTGATATTTGCGGCAGAGAGGGTCAAAAAGTCAGGCAGCACCATGTCGACTGCCCTTTTCCTATTGTCCGCAAGTATGGAAAGCCAGACATAAGTCAAAAGCACAATGCAGGCAGTTGTGATTATTGAAATCACAACAAGCGCAAGCACAAGCATTGCCGGCTGGCTGTTTGAAAACCAGCTTCCGAAAAGCTTTCCAACACTTACAAGAAAAAGCCTTACCGAAAGGGACTGGATTAGGGCAAACGTTGCCACCAGGCTTCCTGCAATGCAGGCGATTATCATGCCGCCAGCAAAAATCTCGGCTGACACGCCAAGGCCGGCGGCATCAAGTGCCTTTCCAACGTCCAGTATCATCTTCCTTGAAAATAGCCTTCCAAGGGACTCAAGGAACGAGTTTGTTTGCGCCATATTGCATCATCGTGTGCTAATCTTCAATTCATTAAACGACTTCCAATTATTCTTCTTCCGCTCCTAATGCTCTGTCAACGCCCATTCCTGGGTGCGAATCAAAACCCAACCAATCAAAATCCCTATGATATGTCA includes the following:
- a CDS encoding ABC transporter permease subunit, which translates into the protein MKHIKSLLIAYAIIFGITAVSLSYFGKWGEVAANPDSVLLPIFLLASLGRMLAAYALVVAFGLAIGITAGMYRKARIFMLPLLDILQSIPVLGYLPAFMLFFTDILPLGLGLEIASILLLFTGMAWAVTFNVISAVRAIPNDIREASNSFGMTGLRYVRHVILPAIMPSFVTGSVLAWGGGWYFLVAAEYLTFGVRHYNLPGIGYYLAKSVYELNNLGSAIFGLAVFVAMIYTINTVVWRPLISYCSKFKVQGKSSPLDIEYKQEKGSLVFKVADFIAQKRYLADELVFSNIDKLNRFVKKSFSLRIKYIPRKRHKTVMPWWKHLSLYSVLFGAVMAALAVFIAASLQKPLSDLSMAAASHPETYNLPGFLALSLIRILAAYLIALAWTLCAAILLVRHKRLYQLFFPIFDIGQSTPALALFPFIVIFVINFIGGGRLGVEAASVLLLLTGTQWYLLFNLIAAIKSIPGEINEASQAFGIKGITYYTTVLLPGILPGLINGSVQAWGGAWNSLIVSEYISFGGKTLMVDGLGSYLTKATIWGEPTLVALAVAIMALSVIAINMLVWRRLFNYVERFRFESG
- a CDS encoding ABC transporter ATP-binding protein, which produces MAVELVVNHVSKDYTEEKIFKPSIDDVSFSVGRHEFVCIIGPSGCGKSTLLRIIAGLEEPTKGSVRFRGSKIHGPDPKISAMIFQTFALLPWRTVYENIDLGMQTLKISKEKRDEIVRKYVKLMDLEDFANSYPYELSGGMKQRVGIARALCAEPHILLMDEPFSALDAFTADSLRRDVLGIWVDPTTKTDTFIMVTHLIDEAVFMADRVIVLSRRPGKIIADIKIDLPRPRELHLRDKEFFGYVDKIKRLITRDPSNAMWYELDLSRQKK
- a CDS encoding type II secretion system F family protein, translating into MAQTNSFLESLGRLFSRKMILDVGKALDAAGLGVSAEIFAGGMIIACIAGSLVATFALIQSLSVRLFLVSVGKLFGSWFSNSQPAMLVLALVVISIITTACIVLLTYVWLSILADNRKRAVDMVLPDFLTLSAANIRAGMSIDQAMWYAAKPEFGMLSKEVELVAKRTFGGEPFNTSIDRLSARFNSRMLRRTVALVKQGLASGGQIADIFEQIAQDARNVQLIQSEISASLLMYIIFVVFAASVGAPFLFAVSNNLIAILEKVFANLPPVSQLPAIGFVRPRPPIISSGDFFGFTVIVAITTAIFSSLMIGVIQKGSKLEGIKYLPVFIVLTLVIYAFVSSVLATFLGSLV